One Neodiprion pinetum isolate iyNeoPine1 chromosome 1, iyNeoPine1.2, whole genome shotgun sequence genomic window carries:
- the LOC124218102 gene encoding LOW QUALITY PROTEIN: organic cation transporter protein-like (The sequence of the model RefSeq protein was modified relative to this genomic sequence to represent the inferred CDS: substituted 1 base at 1 genomic stop codon), giving the protein MGYDDVISHMGEFGRYQRRIYFTLCLPAICCAFHKMGGVFLAAKTDFRCMLPNENPENATFYLSPDIINMRYPWDNKTESWSRCERYDNTEFADQGGNVSRQLTVVECDSFVYDKSQYALTATTEWNLVCNKGWLRAIGDSIFMVGVMLGSMIFGGLSDRYGRRAAFFSALITQLIGGILVTVSPEYVSYMISRMIVGSTTSGVFLVAYVIALEMVGPKKRLAAGMGCQLFFTSGYILTAGLAYFFTNWRTLQVVFTIPSIVFLAYWWFIPESARWLLTKGRVEDAKDLLQNASLKNGVALTRDTLDSLINSESDTSKQDIEKASMIDLLXYPNLRKKSLLLFFTWFVNSCTYYGLSWNTSNLGGNEFVNFGIAASVEVPAYLFLLFTLDKWGRKVILCGCMLIAGIALLLTVLVPAGMPWLVVVCAMSGKLAITSSYGAVYVVAAEQFPTALRNIGLGACSFSARIGGIIAPYINHLAEVWAPLPLVIFGSCSFLAGLLSLYLPETLNAKLPESIQDGEHFGKKKTRSPQGVEKLKDIEVMKALTLPSKIVINEKQNTLY; this is encoded by the exons atggGTTACGATGACGTTATTTCACACATGGGAGAATTCGGACGATACCAACGTAGGATATATTTCACTTTGTGCCTGCCAGCGATATGTTGCGCCTTCCACAAGATGGGTGGAGTATTTTTGGCGGCGAAAACAGACTTCAGATGTATGCTACCAAACGAGAATCCAGAAAATGCAACGTTCTATCTGTCACCGGACATCATAAATATGAGATACCCGTGGGATAACAAAACTGAAAGCTGGTCACGGTGCGAGAGATACGATAACACCGAATTTGCCGATCAAGGTGGAAATGTATCAAGGCAACTGACCGTAGTGGAATGCGACTCTTTCGTGTATGACAAAAGTCAGTACGCGCTGACGGCAACAACCGAG TGGAATCTGGTTTGCAACAAGGGGTGGTTAAGGGCCATCGGTGACTCAATTTTCATGGTTGGAGTGATGCTGGGTTCGATGATTTTCGGCGGACTATCCGACAGATACGGTCGCCGTGCTGCCTTCTTTTCAGCATTGATCACGCAACTGATCGGTGGAATACTCGTTACCGTTTCGCCGGAGTACGTTTCGTACATGATCTCAAGAATGATAGTAGGATCGACAACGAGTGGGGTGTTTTTAGTAGCTTACGTTATCG CACTCGAAATGGTTGGTCCAAAGAAGAGACTGGCAGCTGGGATGGGATGTCAACTATTTTTCACATCGGGTTACATCCTGACAGCTGGACTTGCGTACTTTTTCACGAATTGGAGAACGTTACAGGTAGTATTCACCATTCCCAGCATCGTGTTCCTCGCTTACTGGTG GTTTATACCTGAATCTGCCCGATGGCTGCTGACCAAGGGTCGAGTGGAGGACGCTAAGGATCTGCTTCAGAACGCGTCGCTGAAGAATGGGGTTGCACTGACTCGCGATACTTTGGACAGTTTGATAAACAGTGAAAGTGACACGTCAAAGCAGGATATTGAAAAGGCGTCGATGATCGATCTCCTGTGATATCCAAACCTAAGGAAAAAGAGCCTGCTGCTTTTCTTCACTTG GTTCGTGAACAGCTGTACCTACTACGGACTATCCTGGAACACTTCCAACCTCGGTGGTAACGAGTTCGTCAACTTCGGCATTGCTGCGTCTGTGGAAGTGCCGGCCTACTTGTTCCTGCTATTCACGTTGGACAAATGGGGAAGAAAAGTCATACTCTGCGGATGCATGCTGATCGCTGGGATAGCGTTGCTTCTTACGGTGTTAGTTCCTGCTG GTATGCCATGGTTGGTGGTAGTTTGTGCAATGTCGGGGAAACTAGCGATCACCTCGTCGTACGGTGCAGTCTACGTAGTAGCGGCAGAACAATTCCCTACCGCTTTAAGAAATATCGGTCTCGGAGCATGTTCGTTTTCCGCTAGAATTGGCGGGATAATAGCACCATACATTAATCACTTG GCTGAAGTGTGGGCACCATTGCCGCTTGTAATTTTTGGCTCATGCTCATTCCTCGCCGGCCTCCTGTCACTCTACCTCCCAGAAACATTGAACGCGAAATTGCCTGAGTCTATACAGGATGGCGAACACTTTGGAAA GAAGAAAACCAGGAGTCCACAAGGcgtcgaaaaattgaaagacaTTGAAGTCATGAAGGCGTTAACATTGCCGTCAAAGATTGTTATAAACGAGAAGCAGAATACATTGTATTAA
- the LOC124221260 gene encoding organic cation transporter protein-like isoform X1, whose amino-acid sequence MDGVNDSNVSEEAEANPRLSVRSDFKEIDNTSEVCITNDVVAKTEEALRANERVKRSEEVEKFDESGEQVPLIIIVDSPIANSDSKEPFCKEKLIPQNGTISAPSEGNFQNGISEEGKAKKKNMAYDDVILHMGEFGRYQKRIYLLLCLPAISCAFHKMSGVFLGAKTDFRCLRPNEYPENATLDLPDNIMNMTYPWDNKTKTFSQCERYDIDFSEDYYQSGANVTFNASVVECDSFVYNKTVYALTTTTQWNLVCKKAWLRATGDSLFMVGVMVGSMIFGALSDSYGRRPIFFLSLVIQLVGGIIVALCPEYISYVIFRLILGSTTSGVFLVAYVIALEMVGPKKRLVAGVGCQLFFTTGYILVAGFAYHITDWRYLQIAITIPSLAFLVYWWFIPESARWLLTKGRVEEAKDLLQKASAENGVDLPKDTLDNLLTSDSDSKPDMNEPTLLDLFRYPNLRNKSLLLFFNWFVNSGTYYGLSWNTSNLGGNDYVNFLIGGLVEVPAYTFLLFTLNRWGRKIILCGCMLLAGTSLLLTLIVPANMPWMVTLFAMLGKLAITSSYGAVYVFTAEQFPTVIRNVGLGACSTFARIGGVIAPYINHLSEIWTPLPMVIFGVCALIGGIMSLLLPETLNKKLPESIQDGEQFGKKIRGDDEEDVKQMTDIEIMKPLKTQGNGVYNEKQNG is encoded by the exons ATGGACGGCGTCAAT GATTCGAACGTTTCCGAAGAAGCGGAAGCGAATCCTCGACTCTCTGTACGGTCCGATTTCAAGGAAATTGATAACACTAGCGAAGTATGTATAACTAATGATGTCGTAGCGAAGACTGAGGAAGCTTTGAGAGCAAACGAACGCGTGAAGCGATCGGaagaggttgaaaaatttgatgaaagtGGTGAACAAGTGCCGTTGATAATAATCGTCGACTCGCCCATCGCAAATTCGGACTCTAAGGAACCGTTCTGCAAAGAGAAATTAATTCCGCAAAACGGTACAATATCAGCCCCATCGGagggaaattttcaaaacggaATATCGGAGGAGGGAAaagcgaagaagaaaaatatggcCTACGACGACGTGATTTTGCACATGGGTGAATTTGGACGATACCAAAAGAGGATATACCTGCTTTTGTGCCTGCCAGCGATATCCTGCGCCTTTCATAAAATGAGCGGTGTTTTTCTTGGCGCGAAGACTGACTTCCGGTGTCTGAGACCTAACGAATATCCGGAAAACGCGACCCTGGACTTACCCGACAATATTATGAATATGACCTACCCGTGGGACAACAAAACCAAGACCTTTTCACAGTGCGAAAGATACGACATAGATTTTTCAGAAGATTACTATCAGTCCGGTGCGAATGTTACCTTCAATGCCTCAGTTGTCGAGTGCGACTCCTTTGTTTACAATAAAACAGTGTACGCACTCACGACCACGACTCAG TGGAACCTGGTCTGCAAAAAGGCATGGCTTAGAGCAACGGGTGACTCGTTATTCATGGTGGGAGTTATGGTGGGTTCAATGATATTCGGTGCACTCTCCGACAGCTACGGTCGAAGACCAATATTCTTCTTGTCGCTGGTGATACAATTAGTCGGTGGCATAATTGTCGCCCTGTGCCCCGAGTACATTTCGTATGTAATCTTCAGATTGATTCTGGGTTCAACAACCAGCGGGGTGTTTCTGGTGGCTTATGTTATCG CGCTCGAAATGGTCGGACCAAAGAAACGATTGGTAGCCGGCGTTGGTTGCCAACTCTTTTTCACCACTGGGTACATCCTCGTTGCCGGTTTTGCCTACCACATTACCGATTGGAGATATCTGCAGATCGCCATCACCATCCCGAGTCTGGCATTCCTCGTCTATTGGTG GTTTATTCCCGAATCCGCCCGATGGCTGCTGACCAAAGGACGCGTGGAGGAGGCGAAGGACTTACTCCAGAAGGCATCCGCGGAGAACGGTGTAGACCTACCAAAAGACACTTTGGATAATTTGCTGACGAGCGACAGCGACAGCAAGCCAGATATGAACGAGCCGACGTTGCTCGACCTCTTCAGATATCCGAATTTGCGGAACAAAAGCCTGTTGCTTTTCTTCAACTG GTTTGTAAACAGTGGTACGTATTACGGACTGTCTTGGAACACTTCCAATCTCGGAGGTAACGAttacgtgaattttttaattggtGGCCTCGTTGAAGTACCAGCTTACACATTCCTACTTTTCACGTTAAACAGATGGGGAAGAAAGATTATTTTATGCGGTTGTATGTTACTCGCCGGGACGTCGTTGCTCCTGACATTAATTGTTCCAGCGA ATATGCCGTGGATGGTCACGCTTTTCGCGATGCTGGGAAAATTGGCAATCACATCCTCTTACGGTGCCGTTTACGTATTTACTGCCGAACAGTTTCCCACTGTGATTAGAAACGTCGGTCTTGGAGCTTGTTCGACCTTTGCCCGGATAGGGGGAGTCATAGCACCGTACATCAACCACTTG TCGGAAATTTGGACACCTTTACCGATGGTTATTTTTGGCGTCTGCGCACTGATTGGCGGAATAATGTCACTGCTTCTCCCGGAAACGCTGAACAAAAAGTTACCAGAATCGATACAGGACGGTGAACAATTCGGAAA GAAGATACGCGGTGATGACGAGGAAGACGTGAAACAGATGACTGATATTGAGATAATGAAACCGTTGAAGACCCAAGGAAACGGAGTGTATAACGAGAAACAAAACGGATGA
- the LOC124221260 gene encoding organic cation transporter protein-like isoform X2 has protein sequence MAYDDVILHMGEFGRYQKRIYLLLCLPAISCAFHKMSGVFLGAKTDFRCLRPNEYPENATLDLPDNIMNMTYPWDNKTKTFSQCERYDIDFSEDYYQSGANVTFNASVVECDSFVYNKTVYALTTTTQWNLVCKKAWLRATGDSLFMVGVMVGSMIFGALSDSYGRRPIFFLSLVIQLVGGIIVALCPEYISYVIFRLILGSTTSGVFLVAYVIALEMVGPKKRLVAGVGCQLFFTTGYILVAGFAYHITDWRYLQIAITIPSLAFLVYWWFIPESARWLLTKGRVEEAKDLLQKASAENGVDLPKDTLDNLLTSDSDSKPDMNEPTLLDLFRYPNLRNKSLLLFFNWFVNSGTYYGLSWNTSNLGGNDYVNFLIGGLVEVPAYTFLLFTLNRWGRKIILCGCMLLAGTSLLLTLIVPANMPWMVTLFAMLGKLAITSSYGAVYVFTAEQFPTVIRNVGLGACSTFARIGGVIAPYINHLSEIWTPLPMVIFGVCALIGGIMSLLLPETLNKKLPESIQDGEQFGKKIRGDDEEDVKQMTDIEIMKPLKTQGNGVYNEKQNG, from the exons atggcCTACGACGACGTGATTTTGCACATGGGTGAATTTGGACGATACCAAAAGAGGATATACCTGCTTTTGTGCCTGCCAGCGATATCCTGCGCCTTTCATAAAATGAGCGGTGTTTTTCTTGGCGCGAAGACTGACTTCCGGTGTCTGAGACCTAACGAATATCCGGAAAACGCGACCCTGGACTTACCCGACAATATTATGAATATGACCTACCCGTGGGACAACAAAACCAAGACCTTTTCACAGTGCGAAAGATACGACATAGATTTTTCAGAAGATTACTATCAGTCCGGTGCGAATGTTACCTTCAATGCCTCAGTTGTCGAGTGCGACTCCTTTGTTTACAATAAAACAGTGTACGCACTCACGACCACGACTCAG TGGAACCTGGTCTGCAAAAAGGCATGGCTTAGAGCAACGGGTGACTCGTTATTCATGGTGGGAGTTATGGTGGGTTCAATGATATTCGGTGCACTCTCCGACAGCTACGGTCGAAGACCAATATTCTTCTTGTCGCTGGTGATACAATTAGTCGGTGGCATAATTGTCGCCCTGTGCCCCGAGTACATTTCGTATGTAATCTTCAGATTGATTCTGGGTTCAACAACCAGCGGGGTGTTTCTGGTGGCTTATGTTATCG CGCTCGAAATGGTCGGACCAAAGAAACGATTGGTAGCCGGCGTTGGTTGCCAACTCTTTTTCACCACTGGGTACATCCTCGTTGCCGGTTTTGCCTACCACATTACCGATTGGAGATATCTGCAGATCGCCATCACCATCCCGAGTCTGGCATTCCTCGTCTATTGGTG GTTTATTCCCGAATCCGCCCGATGGCTGCTGACCAAAGGACGCGTGGAGGAGGCGAAGGACTTACTCCAGAAGGCATCCGCGGAGAACGGTGTAGACCTACCAAAAGACACTTTGGATAATTTGCTGACGAGCGACAGCGACAGCAAGCCAGATATGAACGAGCCGACGTTGCTCGACCTCTTCAGATATCCGAATTTGCGGAACAAAAGCCTGTTGCTTTTCTTCAACTG GTTTGTAAACAGTGGTACGTATTACGGACTGTCTTGGAACACTTCCAATCTCGGAGGTAACGAttacgtgaattttttaattggtGGCCTCGTTGAAGTACCAGCTTACACATTCCTACTTTTCACGTTAAACAGATGGGGAAGAAAGATTATTTTATGCGGTTGTATGTTACTCGCCGGGACGTCGTTGCTCCTGACATTAATTGTTCCAGCGA ATATGCCGTGGATGGTCACGCTTTTCGCGATGCTGGGAAAATTGGCAATCACATCCTCTTACGGTGCCGTTTACGTATTTACTGCCGAACAGTTTCCCACTGTGATTAGAAACGTCGGTCTTGGAGCTTGTTCGACCTTTGCCCGGATAGGGGGAGTCATAGCACCGTACATCAACCACTTG TCGGAAATTTGGACACCTTTACCGATGGTTATTTTTGGCGTCTGCGCACTGATTGGCGGAATAATGTCACTGCTTCTCCCGGAAACGCTGAACAAAAAGTTACCAGAATCGATACAGGACGGTGAACAATTCGGAAA GAAGATACGCGGTGATGACGAGGAAGACGTGAAACAGATGACTGATATTGAGATAATGAAACCGTTGAAGACCCAAGGAAACGGAGTGTATAACGAGAAACAAAACGGATGA